One genomic window of Saprospiraceae bacterium includes the following:
- a CDS encoding diphosphomevalonate decarboxylase codes for MSNSTHWISPSNIAIIKYWGKLPDQIPMNTSFSFTLSESKTNTSVFWSEKSKESDQRFSLLFEGRSQPDFEPKIKMFLQTLDKHLPWLKKWFLEIHSSNTFPHSSGIASSASAMSALALCIGTFEKNLISEIEVSQQLFLQRCSWFARMGSGSACRSVFPFASLWGQHIGLAESSNEFGVPMEQLLHGDFKTLCDYIFIVNAGEKSVSSTAGHALMDHHFFRDGRIAQAEHHLKQLMPALQSGDWPTFIAICESEALSLHGLMMSSQPAYVLLQADSLRILHEIQSLRKSTMLPVCFTIDAGPNIHMLFPESCKPQVESWLAEKFSDYLTQGRLLRDKAGAGPICLI; via the coding sequence ATGTCGAATAGTACTCACTGGATCAGTCCTTCCAATATTGCCATCATTAAATATTGGGGAAAATTGCCCGATCAAATACCAATGAATACTTCGTTCAGTTTCACGCTATCTGAAAGTAAAACCAATACATCCGTATTTTGGAGCGAAAAATCAAAAGAATCTGATCAAAGATTCAGTTTATTATTTGAAGGCAGATCTCAGCCGGATTTCGAACCTAAAATTAAAATGTTTCTTCAAACCCTGGATAAACATCTGCCATGGTTAAAAAAATGGTTTCTTGAAATACATTCTTCAAACACATTCCCGCACTCTTCCGGAATTGCTTCTTCTGCATCAGCGATGAGTGCTTTAGCACTTTGTATTGGGACTTTTGAGAAAAATCTCATTTCTGAAATAGAAGTATCACAACAGCTTTTTTTACAACGATGTAGTTGGTTTGCAAGAATGGGTTCAGGTTCTGCTTGTCGTTCCGTATTTCCTTTTGCAAGTTTATGGGGTCAACATATCGGACTGGCCGAAAGCTCAAATGAGTTTGGAGTACCTATGGAACAATTACTTCACGGTGATTTTAAAACTCTTTGTGATTATATTTTTATTGTCAATGCCGGAGAAAAATCCGTTTCTTCAACAGCCGGTCATGCTTTAATGGACCACCATTTTTTCAGAGATGGGCGCATCGCTCAAGCTGAACATCATTTAAAACAATTAATGCCTGCTTTACAATCTGGCGATTGGCCGACATTTATTGCTATTTGTGAATCTGAAGCGTTGAGCCTGCACGGCTTAATGATGAGTTCACAACCCGCCTATGTTTTGTTACAAGCCGACTCCCTGCGCATCCTTCATGAAATTCAAAGTTTGAGAAAAAGCACAATGTTACCTGTTTGCTTTACAATTGATGCGGGTCCCAATATTCACATGCTTTTTCCTGAATCTTGCAAACCACAGGTCGAAAGTTGGTTGGCTGAAAAATTTTCTGATTACCTTACACAAGGAAGACTCTTAAGAGATAAAGCTGGCGCGGGACCAATTTGTTTGATATGA
- a CDS encoding rhodanese-like domain-containing protein: MNFGWTQSSPRILNQDFEKKLQTLLSHDVPEISCEELHHTYDEFILLDTREWKEYSVSHLKNAKWVGYQSFDMGILKSLPKSAKIVCYCSVGYRSERIAKRLIASGYTNVYNLYGSIFEWINRGYLVYDTSAHEVRQVHGYNKKWSRWVSNKQFYAVY; the protein is encoded by the coding sequence ATGAATTTTGGTTGGACACAATCATCTCCTCGGATCCTGAATCAGGATTTTGAAAAAAAACTTCAAACGCTATTGTCGCACGACGTTCCCGAAATAAGTTGTGAAGAATTACACCATACCTATGATGAATTTATTTTATTAGATACGCGCGAATGGAAAGAATACTCCGTTTCACATTTAAAAAATGCCAAATGGGTAGGATATCAATCATTCGATATGGGTATTTTAAAAAGTTTACCAAAATCTGCAAAAATTGTTTGTTATTGTTCTGTTGGGTATCGCAGCGAACGCATTGCAAAAAGATTAATCGCATCAGGCTATACGAATGTTTATAATTTATATGGAAGCATTTTCGAGTGGATCAATCGCGGATATCTTGTGTATGATACATCAGCTCATGAAGTCCGGCAAGTACATGGGTATAATAAAAAATGGAGCCGATGGGTTTCTAATAAGCAGTTTTACGCTGTATACTGA
- the murI gene encoding glutamate racemase, whose product MDARQPIGIFDSGIGGLTIASAIHRLLPEESIIYFGDTAHLPYGEKSHDAIRYYSLRICNFLLENKCKAIVVACNSASTAAYEILLEFFEKKAIFVNVVDPLIAAANKLNIKRIGLIATHATVQSGVYQKVFHQSNPDIAVSALATPLLAPMIEEGFVNNTISHSVIENYLSDPQLVDIEALLLACTHYPLIKKEIETFYNQQIPVMDSTVVTAEQLKKKLEERNLLNLKKEKLDHFYVSDYSENFANATKLFYPENITLELRNIWS is encoded by the coding sequence GTGGATGCCAGGCAACCGATAGGCATCTTTGATTCCGGAATCGGAGGCCTGACCATTGCATCAGCCATACATCGCTTGTTGCCGGAAGAAAGTATTATTTATTTTGGCGATACGGCACATTTACCTTATGGTGAAAAGTCACACGATGCCATCAGGTATTATTCATTGCGCATTTGCAATTTTTTACTGGAAAACAAATGCAAGGCAATTGTTGTGGCTTGCAATTCTGCTTCAACTGCTGCGTATGAAATCTTACTTGAGTTTTTTGAAAAAAAAGCAATCTTTGTAAATGTGGTGGATCCCCTCATTGCCGCGGCAAATAAATTGAATATAAAGCGCATTGGCCTCATTGCAACACATGCAACCGTACAGTCTGGCGTATATCAAAAAGTTTTTCATCAATCCAATCCTGACATTGCAGTAAGTGCTCTGGCAACGCCGCTTTTGGCTCCTATGATCGAAGAAGGTTTTGTAAACAACACCATTAGTCATTCCGTAATAGAAAATTATTTGTCCGATCCTCAACTTGTCGATATTGAAGCATTGCTTTTAGCATGTACCCATTATCCTCTGATCAAAAAAGAGATAGAAACATTTTATAATCAGCAAATTCCTGTGATGGATTCAACGGTGGTCACGGCAGAGCAATTAAAGAAAAAACTTGAAGAACGAAATTTACTAAATCTTAAAAAAGAAAAATTAGATCATTTTTACGTTTCGGATTATTCAGAAAATTTTGCCAATGCTACTAAATTATTTTATCCCGAAAACATTACATTGGAACTTAGAAATATCTGGAGTTAG
- a CDS encoding OmpH family outer membrane protein produces MNKTLFLILIFLVGLISGAEAQKFGYLNSQVLMAELPEVKQADATLQALQTQLEKKGQLMVQDLETKYKDLQRREQSGEISPKALDEEAKKLKEQEGELAKYEQDVQKQMLSRRQELLQPVIDKLNNAIKQVATEGQFTYIFDSSAGILLYAQESLDVTTQVRTKLGI; encoded by the coding sequence ATGAATAAAACCTTATTCCTCATTTTAATTTTTTTAGTTGGATTGATATCCGGTGCAGAGGCCCAAAAATTTGGATATTTGAATTCACAGGTATTGATGGCGGAGTTGCCGGAAGTCAAACAAGCAGATGCAACTTTACAAGCATTGCAAACCCAACTTGAAAAGAAAGGCCAATTGATGGTTCAGGATTTGGAAACTAAATATAAGGATTTGCAACGCAGAGAGCAATCCGGAGAAATTAGTCCAAAAGCCCTCGACGAAGAAGCCAAAAAACTAAAAGAACAGGAAGGAGAATTGGCCAAATACGAACAAGATGTTCAAAAGCAAATGCTTTCCAGAAGACAAGAACTATTACAACCGGTTATTGATAAATTGAATAACGCAATTAAGCAGGTAGCCACAGAAGGTCAATTTACCTATATTTTTGATTCCAGTGCCGGGATCTTACTTTATGCACAGGAAAGTCTGGATGTAACGACCCAGGTCAGAACCAAACTAGGAATTTAA
- a CDS encoding OmpH family outer membrane protein: MKYILIIALFFTGISNFYAQKFALVDVNKVLDNLDEYRSAQEELDRVAAGWKQEIAVEYDKIKALYNKYQAEQVLLTEEQRKLKEEEITNREKEARRMQKEKFGEEGELFKRRQDLVRPIQDKVYTAIQDFALANSFDAIFDTSGTAGIMYYNKDLDKTEAILKKLKTK; encoded by the coding sequence ATGAAATACATTTTGATCATTGCTTTATTTTTTACCGGGATTTCCAACTTTTATGCCCAGAAATTTGCTCTTGTAGATGTAAATAAAGTATTGGACAATCTCGATGAGTACAGAAGTGCACAAGAAGAGCTCGATCGAGTTGCAGCAGGGTGGAAACAGGAAATTGCCGTAGAATACGACAAAATAAAAGCGCTTTACAACAAATATCAGGCAGAACAGGTATTGCTGACAGAAGAACAACGCAAACTCAAAGAAGAAGAAATAACAAATAGAGAAAAAGAAGCAAGAAGAATGCAAAAAGAAAAATTTGGCGAAGAGGGTGAATTATTTAAAAGAAGGCAGGATCTGGTCCGTCCTATTCAGGACAAAGTATATACTGCCATTCAAGATTTTGCTTTAGCCAATAGCTTTGATGCGATTTTTGATACAAGTGGAACTGCAGGCATCATGTATTACAATAAAGATTTGGATAAAACAGAAGCAATCCTTAAAAAGCTCAAAACAAAATAA
- a CDS encoding histidine ammonia-lyase — MDQFVEISEHPVSLAQIREIIDQDLKLVIAPSQILHIQTQRKRLEDLIHDGNKAYYGVNTGFGALCNVVIAPDQLDDLQANLIRSHACGFGENVPDAVVKICLLLKIICLSKGYSAVRPELIAFLIELYNRKLYPQIPSMGSLGASGDLAPLAHLFLPCIGEGRFMIAGQSKEVQDLLLEQGLIAPQLKAKEGLALLNGTQYSLALLIHNLMTGEKLFEIANLTAALSCEAFNCSTRFLLPEIHILRNQNGQIVAAQKISSWIDKSDLEKRSGKSVQDPYSFRCAPQVHGACLDVLNFVKQTAEKEINAITDNPILLSSGEIVSGGNFHAEVLAFASDNLSLALCELANISERRLYQLVCGSRGLPDFLTNNPGLNSGYMIVQYAAAAAVSMNKQLATPSSVDSIISSKGQEDHVSMAANSGLRSQQILKNASMVLTMEWMTASRAMHFRKDYFLDPKMDKILNQYLQLFPIQESDHVPAIQYESSWSFLSNLF, encoded by the coding sequence ATGGATCAATTTGTAGAAATAAGTGAACATCCGGTCTCTCTAGCCCAAATCAGGGAGATCATTGACCAGGATCTGAAGCTCGTTATCGCCCCAAGTCAAATATTACATATTCAGACCCAGCGAAAACGCCTGGAAGACCTCATTCATGACGGCAACAAGGCTTATTACGGCGTTAATACCGGTTTTGGCGCTTTATGTAATGTCGTCATAGCGCCTGACCAGTTGGATGATTTACAAGCAAACTTGATCCGCTCTCATGCTTGCGGATTTGGTGAAAATGTTCCGGATGCTGTTGTCAAAATTTGCCTGCTGCTCAAAATTATTTGCCTTTCTAAGGGCTATTCTGCTGTAAGGCCCGAGTTGATTGCTTTTTTGATTGAATTGTACAATCGAAAACTATATCCTCAAATTCCATCTATGGGCTCACTGGGTGCTTCCGGTGATTTGGCACCTCTGGCCCATTTATTTTTGCCTTGTATCGGTGAGGGTCGTTTTATGATCGCCGGACAATCAAAAGAAGTTCAGGATTTGCTTCTTGAGCAAGGCTTGATCGCTCCTCAACTCAAAGCTAAGGAAGGTCTGGCTTTGTTAAATGGTACACAATACTCCCTGGCCTTACTGATTCACAATTTAATGACGGGTGAAAAGCTCTTTGAAATAGCAAATCTTACTGCTGCTCTTTCTTGCGAGGCTTTTAATTGTTCTACGCGTTTTTTACTTCCCGAAATCCATATTTTAAGAAACCAAAATGGGCAAATAGTTGCCGCGCAAAAAATCTCTTCCTGGATTGACAAAAGTGATTTGGAAAAAAGATCCGGGAAATCGGTTCAGGACCCCTACAGCTTCCGGTGTGCGCCTCAAGTTCATGGTGCTTGTTTAGATGTTTTAAATTTTGTCAAACAAACTGCCGAAAAGGAAATAAATGCAATTACTGATAATCCTATCTTGCTGAGTTCCGGTGAAATTGTTTCCGGTGGCAATTTTCATGCTGAGGTCCTTGCTTTTGCTTCCGACAACTTATCTCTGGCCTTGTGCGAGTTGGCAAATATTTCAGAAAGACGATTGTATCAATTGGTTTGTGGTTCAAGGGGTTTACCTGACTTTTTAACCAATAACCCAGGATTGAATTCAGGATATATGATCGTTCAATATGCGGCAGCGGCGGCGGTCAGTATGAATAAACAATTGGCTACGCCCAGCTCTGTTGATTCTATTATTTCATCAAAAGGGCAGGAAGATCACGTAAGTATGGCGGCTAATTCCGGATTGCGTTCACAGCAAATTTTGAAAAATGCATCTATGGTTTTGACGATGGAGTGGATGACTGCCAGTAGGGCTATGCATTTCAGAAAAGACTACTTTTTAGATCCTAAGATGGATAAAATCTTGAATCAATATCTTCAGTTATTTCCTATACAAGAATCTGATCATGTGCCCGCAATTCAATATGAATCCAGCTGGTCCTTTTTGAGTAATTTATTTTAA
- a CDS encoding M48 family metalloprotease: MKKLVPFGVALLVLSSSCKTLKSGWDNLNLFPVSQDVELGKQVHLEIAGNQTEFPELPEKGNEVVYSYVRNIVQKILKGGNVEYANDFVWDVTLINDLKTLNAFATPGGYIYIYTGLINFLDSEDQLAGVIGHELAHSAKRHSTKQLSKSLGIQILADAALGKQEMIKQVATALLTLSFSRAHETQADSMSVVYLCPTNYHAAGASGFFKKMENQPAPPAWLSTHPNSKDRVQNIESKNKQMACAGTQTYSNEYAKIKELVAKIPPAKKSDVKTLPKDQGTPNPQDKTNTPKPANDSDKRQKKLEKPGGGL; the protein is encoded by the coding sequence ATGAAAAAATTAGTTCCATTTGGCGTTGCCTTGCTCGTTTTAAGTAGCTCATGTAAAACATTAAAATCTGGTTGGGACAACCTCAATCTCTTCCCTGTATCTCAGGATGTTGAACTGGGTAAACAGGTTCACCTTGAAATTGCAGGAAATCAAACCGAATTTCCTGAATTACCCGAAAAAGGAAATGAGGTGGTATACAGTTATGTGAGGAATATTGTACAAAAAATACTCAAAGGGGGAAATGTTGAATATGCAAACGATTTTGTTTGGGATGTTACCCTTATTAATGATTTAAAAACTTTAAATGCTTTTGCAACGCCCGGTGGATACATTTATATTTATACGGGTTTGATTAACTTTCTCGATTCCGAAGATCAATTGGCCGGTGTCATTGGCCACGAATTGGCCCATTCCGCCAAAAGACATAGCACTAAACAATTAAGCAAAAGCCTGGGCATTCAAATTCTTGCCGACGCCGCACTTGGTAAACAGGAAATGATCAAACAGGTGGCCACCGCCTTGTTAACTCTGAGTTTCAGCCGAGCTCATGAAACCCAAGCTGACAGCATGTCCGTTGTCTATTTGTGCCCGACGAACTACCATGCTGCCGGGGCATCTGGTTTCTTCAAAAAGATGGAAAATCAACCGGCTCCTCCGGCCTGGTTAAGTACTCACCCGAACTCTAAAGACAGAGTTCAAAATATTGAATCCAAAAACAAACAAATGGCTTGCGCCGGCACGCAAACCTATTCAAATGAATATGCCAAAATTAAAGAATTGGTTGCGAAAATTCCACCTGCTAAAAAATCAGATGTTAAAACGCTTCCTAAAGATCAGGGAACTCCAAATCCTCAGGATAAAACAAACACTCCAAAACCTGCCAACGATTCGGACAAACGTCAGAAAAAGTTAGAAAAACCTGGTGGCGGACTTTAG
- a CDS encoding prohibitin family protein, with product MILISIGILMLLIGFLIKNPDLGMTRALRIIRLTGLAFIIIGFLLSSVVEIDAGRIGVQKLFGKVNPNILESGLHVVNPLVEIIRMDVKTQNYTMSGIHDENKQVGDDAIRVLTNDGLEVIIDLTVLFRMNKSEAPRIVQEIGTNYVDKIVRPIARTKIRDNAVYYQAIELFSTKRDEFQLKIFKSIEADFNSRGLVLEQLLVRNIVLPQSVSASIEEKIRAEQDAQKMTYVLQKEKQEAERKRVEAQGIADYQRIINATLTDKQLQYEWIKTYQNLVSSGNSKVIVMDKNTPVIIDGK from the coding sequence ATGATTTTAATTTCTATTGGTATATTAATGTTGCTCATCGGTTTTTTAATCAAAAATCCCGATTTAGGAATGACCCGTGCTTTGCGCATCATTCGATTGACAGGTCTTGCTTTTATTATTATTGGCTTTTTACTTTCCAGCGTTGTTGAAATAGATGCAGGTAGGATTGGTGTTCAAAAATTATTTGGTAAAGTGAACCCGAATATTTTAGAAAGTGGCTTGCACGTGGTGAATCCTTTGGTTGAAATAATCCGCATGGATGTAAAAACGCAAAATTATACGATGAGCGGTATTCACGATGAAAACAAACAAGTAGGAGATGATGCAATACGCGTGCTTACTAATGACGGACTCGAAGTGATCATAGATCTTACCGTCCTTTTTAGAATGAATAAATCTGAGGCGCCTAGAATTGTCCAGGAAATTGGAACCAATTATGTTGATAAAATCGTAAGACCGATTGCACGGACCAAAATTCGGGACAACGCAGTTTATTATCAAGCAATTGAGTTGTTCTCTACGAAAAGAGATGAATTTCAGTTGAAAATATTTAAAAGTATAGAAGCAGACTTTAATTCCCGCGGACTTGTACTCGAACAGTTGTTAGTCAGAAATATTGTATTGCCCCAATCTGTAAGCGCGTCAATTGAAGAAAAAATAAGAGCAGAGCAGGACGCTCAGAAAATGACCTATGTTTTGCAAAAGGAAAAACAAGAAGCAGAACGCAAACGCGTGGAGGCACAGGGGATTGCTGATTACCAAAGAATTATTAACGCAACACTGACAGATAAACAGCTTCAATACGAATGGATTAAAACCTACCAGAATTTGGTGAGTTCGGGCAATTCAAAAGTCATTGTCATGGATAAAAACACTCCGGTTATTATAGACGGCAAATAG
- a CDS encoding glycosyltransferase family 4 protein codes for MRIGVNARFLLPEKLEGIGWYSYQILKRMVDQHPEHEYFFFYDRKQNNLLLQHPSIHHIVVSPPARHPLLWYFWFEWSLPAAFKKNKINCVFHPDGYCSLSANIPQVMVVHDLAYLHFPEQVPLLVRKYYQYFVPRQIKKANHLIAVSKATASDIAEHFPEMASKISIGYNGVRECFKPLDDVQQKEIRQQFSQGVPYSLFVGAIHPRKNVTGLIHAFEIFKTNTGSEMKLMIVGRKAWFVQDFEKTINTSAFKTDIILLDYMQSLELAKITASAFAVVQPSFLEGFGVPVLEALNCDIPVLVADCFSLPEVAGPGAYLFDPYKPPEIAEQMEIALKDSHRAEKIQLGRTHRTQFDWDKSAEIIYFQIISNAKA; via the coding sequence ATGCGTATAGGTGTTAATGCCCGATTTTTATTACCTGAAAAACTTGAAGGAATCGGATGGTATAGTTATCAGATATTAAAAAGGATGGTTGATCAACATCCAGAACATGAATATTTTTTCTTTTATGATCGCAAACAAAATAATTTACTCCTTCAACACCCATCCATCCATCACATCGTTGTTTCGCCTCCGGCAAGACATCCCTTATTATGGTACTTCTGGTTTGAATGGTCTTTGCCTGCTGCCTTCAAAAAAAATAAAATAAATTGCGTTTTCCATCCGGATGGATATTGTTCATTATCGGCAAATATTCCTCAGGTTATGGTTGTCCATGATTTGGCATATTTGCATTTTCCTGAACAGGTTCCCTTGCTCGTTAGAAAATATTATCAATATTTTGTACCCAGGCAAATAAAAAAAGCAAATCATTTGATTGCCGTGTCTAAGGCTACTGCTTCAGACATTGCTGAGCATTTCCCGGAGATGGCCTCAAAAATAAGTATTGGCTATAATGGCGTTCGTGAATGCTTTAAGCCTTTAGATGATGTACAACAAAAAGAAATTCGGCAACAATTTTCTCAGGGTGTTCCTTATTCTTTATTTGTAGGGGCTATTCATCCCAGAAAAAACGTGACGGGTCTGATTCATGCATTTGAAATTTTCAAAACAAATACAGGATCGGAAATGAAATTAATGATCGTTGGTCGCAAAGCCTGGTTCGTTCAAGATTTTGAAAAAACGATTAACACATCTGCTTTTAAAACCGATATTATACTTTTGGACTATATGCAAAGTTTGGAACTGGCAAAAATTACCGCCTCCGCATTTGCGGTTGTTCAGCCATCCTTTTTGGAAGGCTTTGGGGTTCCGGTTTTAGAGGCTTTAAACTGCGATATTCCGGTTTTAGTCGCAGATTGCTTTTCTTTGCCCGAAGTTGCAGGACCTGGAGCCTATTTATTTGATCCTTACAAACCTCCTGAAATTGCAGAACAGATGGAGATTGCTTTAAAAGATTCCCACCGCGCCGAAAAAATACAATTAGGCCGCACCCACAGGACCCAATTTGATTGGGACAAAAGCGCCGAAATAATATACTTTCAAATAATTTCTAATGCTAAAGCTTAG